The stretch of DNA CCATTTCCGCTTCATGGTGGATTACAACCACTTCATCGTCAGCCGCACTTCCGCCGCGACCAACATCTTCAGCAGAACCGGCAACTCCATCGCTGCGCGTATCCAAGCAGCGTTCTAAACCCAGGAAAGAGCGTCTCGCGGTGGGCTTCCTCCGTCGCGAGACGCATTCTATTCCCCTGACGAAAGCAAACTTTTACGCTTTCGCGCGCTTACTCTAGAAGTCATGAAACTTATGGAGTGCGCAATGTCTCGAATTTCACACGCAGCGATGGCGTTAACGCTGGCATCGGCCCTCTCGGTCGGAGCTGCTTCCGCGCAGAGTATTCCGTCCTTCGGCGGGCAATCTCAGGGCAATGCTCTTTCGAATGCAACAGGCGGCGCTGCCGGTCTGTTGGGCGGTGGACTGCCGAGCCTTTCATCGTCGAGCGTGGGTAATGTAACGGGACTTCTCAGTTACTGCGCACAGAACAATTATCTGCAAGGCGACAGCGCACTTTCCGCGACCTCGGCCGTCAATCAGCTTACCAAGAAACCAGGCGTGACGGATTCTCCCACTTATGCGGCGGGAACGCAGGGCCAGCTTCAGACGGGCAATGACAATATGTTTTCGCTTTCGAGCCTGAAGAGCGGATTGAAAACACGTGTTTGTAATATGGTTCTCGATAAGGCAAAATCGTTTCTCTAATTGAGAAGCTACGCGCGAAGACGAATCTTACAGATTTCTTCGTCAATCTTGACTTATGTGTGATGAGAATGACGCGGCTGATGGCCATGCCGGTACCGAGTAGGCGTGGCCATGAGATCGGGCGTGTCTCCAGGCCGAAATGATCGAGCAATAAGGACAGGCTCACCACGTAAACGAGGACTGTTACCGTAAAGAAAGCCGAACAGATTTGCCTTGTGACAAGGGAGACGGAAAGAGCGAAGATAAAATTGTATATCCTGCCCTCCAAGGCGCTGTCGCAATGCGCTACCCGAAGCTGCCGCCGCTCTAGGGGAACCTAAGAAAAGACAGGACGCATAAGAGCAGTGCCATAGCGCTTCCACAAATCGCAATCAGTGTTACGCCTGGCCCGAGTGTTTGAATTGCCGGCCGATTAGGTCGGGATATGAGTCCCGCCATTATAGCCAGGAAGAAATGGAACTCCCTCATCGAGCATTACCTTTAGAGACCGATCCGAAAGTTTTTCAACCCTGACAATGCCTTGCTGTCCGTCGTGTGAGCATTCGGATTGAGGCGATCAATGTCCATGCGGTTGAGGAAGCAATGGATTGTTCCCAATCTTTGGCGAGCCGCCTGCATCGTCTCAGCCATGCGAATGTCCGTTCCACCACCCAGCGACGCGGCAGGATCTGAAAACCCTTCACCGTATCGGACCGCCTGATGATTTCGAGGGTCCATTTTCCCATGGAGGCGAGCGCGGATCGCAATTTGTCGCCAGCATAGCCGCCATCAGCGAAGATGTGGCGCAGCCAGGGAAAGCGCCTACGTATCGCTGCCAGAACATCAACGGCCCCATCACGGTCCTGGATATCAGCGGCATGAACGAGGAGAAAGATCAGGAAGCCGCAGGTATCCGTCACGATATGGCGCTTGCGGCCCTTGACCTTCTTCCCCGCGTCATAGCCCGAAATCCCGCCGCTTTCCGTGGTTTTCACCGACTGGCTGTCAATCACGCCCGCGCTCGGAGAGGCGTCACGTCCCTCGATCTCGCGCAGGCTCATGACCAGCACCGTATTCATGACCTCGAACACTCCGGCATCACGCCAGGCGTAAAAATAGCGCCTGATGGTCGAGACCGGCGGAAAGCATTTCGGCAGCAGACGCCACGCACACCCGGCCGAGGCTATGTAGAGCATCGCATTGACCACCTCGCGCATATCCGTCGTGCGCGGACGACCGCCCCGTTTCGCCGGGGGCACAAATGGCATGATCAAAGTCCACTCCCCGTCCGTCATGTCCGATGGATATCGCAATCTTTCCCGGCTATACTCGCGCCGGGCAATACCAGTCCATGTCACCATTCACTCCATCTCTCTGCAAAGACGGATGAATCACAACAGGCTGGTATTGTTCAAAAACTTTCGGATCGGGCTCTTAGGGAGGCTCATGGGCGCGGAGTAAAGCTGTCATGGTGGTGCGCTTTAGTGCGGGTTATGCTGAGGCGACCTCAAATGTTCACGCATGTTTTTCGTCTCGATGCGGGCATAATATGGAAAATATCGGACCGTTGGGGTGATCAATTACAAATGCCCTAATGCCACGGCCGATTATAAAGTGCTTCCTCGGGATACATACACGTCCAGCGATATGCGCGCACCTGGAGCGCTTCATAAATCATAATTTTGCGGAATATTACATTCCCGCTCGTGCCTGATATTCAGGAGATGGATGTGTTGTTCGTGGGGTAGAAAGACGAGGAAGTTAGCTCGCTTAGGATCAAAGGGGGCGGGGAGGTCAGTATATGCGGCGCCACGGGGCAGCGGCATCGTAACTTGCCGATTGTCCCCGACGCATAGTCGGAGATAATTTTATATCCGTTTGGGCTAAATTTTTATTTTGGTCAGCGGGGATACCATCATCGATTAACTTATCGATGATCTCGCAAGCCTTTTGAATGAGCGGCACGGAGCGGTCTTTTATGGCAAGGCCGATTTCCGAATAATTATCTCCTAAATTCAATGGGACGCGAGCAATATGTTGCGGTGCGATCGATGCGGCATATCGCGGCACAACGGCAATTCCTAGCCCTGCGGAAGCGAGATGAATTGCCGTTTGAAATTCCCGGAAATATTTAATCCGGCGCGGGACCGTATGGTTTAAATGAAAAGCGCTCAATAAAGCGTCATGGAAACCTGGCGCGTTGTCGCGCGCCAGCATGAAAATGGTCTCATCGGAGAAATCCATCGGTCTCATTGTTGGATGGCGGCTCAAGGGATGACCCACGGGGAGAATGGCTTCGAACGGTTCCCGGGCGACGGTCTTGATCTCGACCTGATCGCGTTGAATGGGCATACGCACGAAACCAAGGTCCAGTCGGCCCTCTGCAATGGCTTCAAGCTGCTGATGTGAATTCATTTCGTAGAGATCGACTTCCACGTCAGGGTGGAACGTTGAAAAATGCCGGATTAGATGTGTTACAAATAACGCAATGGCGGATGAGACGAAACCGACGCGCAAAATCCCGGCTGTGCCTGCCGCAATGTTACGCGTCGTGTCGATAGCGCCTGAAACCTGCTGCAAGATGCTACGCGCTTCCTGAAGGAAATTACGCCCGGCAGGCGTCATGAAAACGTGATGACGCGAGCGTTCGACCAGCTTTATCCCCAGTTCATCTTCGATTTGCCGTATATGCGCGCTCACAGCGGGCTGAACGATATTCAAACGCGCCGCTGCACGGCCAAAATGCAATGTTTCACCGAGCGCGCAGAAAGAACGGAGATGTTTCAAATCCATAAAGATCAGGCTCAGTTATAAAATTTCATGATCACCAAGATCATAAAAGATAATTGGACGTAAATACCAATGTGGTGAACATGAGATTACATAACAGTCATAGTGTTATGATTCATGCATTGGCGATATGAAGCGCCTTGATCTTGAGGAAGGTAGTGAGGGTTCATTCATGTGCACCATACAAGCCCCGATATTGGCGCGTTCTTTAAGAGCCTCACAACATTATTTGGGTTTGTCTTGGTAGACATGTTTTGCTGCCCAACAGGGCAGAGATGCAGAAATATGGGGAATTATATTTCAGTGTCGTGAAGTCATAGTCCTTGCTCGTCTTATCTTTCCAAAAGGCATCTGTCCGGCGGCTGCTATCAGGCGGCGTCGAGTGATTTTGCCGATCATGATGTTGAAATGATGCGTCAGTCTTCCTTCGCCTATATGCGTTTTCTTGGTTTATCTCTCATCACCGTGATGGTTTTCGCGCCATCGGCTTATGCGCAATATCGCGGACCGATTTCGGAAAACGCGCCGTCATTTTCGCTCGATACGCCGACATCCTATGAGAACACGCCCTTTACGCCGCCGGTCGAACATATGTCCAAATTTTGGGAGGATGTTCAAAAACGCTGGATAAAACACGGTGTTTCGGTTGTGCTGGATTATACGAGCGAAAGCGCCATGGCGTTGAATGGCGGCGGGGGTAGCCGGGCCGCTTATGCGCACCAGATTGGGGCGCAGTTGGATATCGATTGGGAAAAACTCGTCGGCTGGCATGGCTTTCGCACGCATACGGTTTTCATCAACCGTGCGGGTCATAGCCTTGCCAAGGATTTCGGCGATCAGTCGGTGAATGGTTTGCAGGAAATTTATGGCGGTAATGCCGATATCGGCATCAAATTCGTCTATGTTTATGCAACGCAAGATTTAATGCATGATCGGATGCAAATCGCGTTCGGAAAAATGCCGGTCAATATCGATTTTTCGGCATCGCCTCTCTACTGCACGTTCATGAACAATATGATTTGCGGTAGCCCTAAAACGCTACGTCGTGGAACGGGCGGGTTTGCGAATTATCCCGGTTCGGCATTCGGTACGCGTATTCGTTATTGGACGCTGCATGGCGTCTATTTCCAAGCGGGGCTTTACGGGAGCAACCCGGATCTGACGACGCCAAAATACGATCGCTCCGGCTTTAATTGGAGCCTGGACCGGTATCGCGGTGTTTATATTCCGGCGGAAATCGGGCTTATTCCGTCATTCGGAAAAGATAATCTCGTCGGGCATTACAAATTTGGATTTGCCTACGACTCGACCAATTACAGCGATAATTATTGGGATGTGAACGGTAACCCTCTGGCATTGACGGGGGTTGCCCCGCGCCAAAAAAACGGGCGAACGCAAGTTTGGCTGGAAGGCGATCAGATGCTGATCCGCAATGGGTCCGGCCCTTTGCATGGTTTGTATGCCATGGCTGGTTTGATCCGCAACGATGCGGTCAGTTCGCCCTATCTTTATCAATATTATGCGGGCTTCGTGGATCGTGGATTTTTTAAAGCGCGCCCGAAAGACATGTTGGGCATTATGTTCACGACGACTACGGTCAGCCCCGCCGTGCGCGCAACACAGAACCTGCTTTATGCGCGGGGTTCACGTAAGTTGCCGCAGAACGCAAGCTTCCCACAAAGCCAGGTGACGGCGATCGAATTGTCCTACGTGATTCATGTTTGCGAAGGGCTATCGGTTCAACCGGATTATCAGCACATTATGCGCCCAAACCTGCAAAGCAATAAAAAGGATATCGACGCCGTTGGGCTTAAAATCCATGCGGTGCTGTAGCACGATGCCGTAATTCAACGTAGTGAAGTTTCGGATTTATTCCTGTAACCCTGCGCCTGCTATATGAGCCTTGCAAACACAATATGAGCGACGTGCATTAAGATAATAAGAAAGACAAATCAGGTCCTTATTCGAATTTTTATTAAATAAAGTGTCTGTTTGCGTTTGGATGGAGTGCGGAGGAACTTTCTCTTATTGGAGATAGTAACATTAAAAATGAAATAAATAACATAAACGCTATCATATCATCACGTTCTGCTTGATCTCCTTCTGCCGCCCGAATATCGTGCCTCGCAAGGAATGGACCGCGTAGCCGTTTGCAGGGTTTTCGTCCTGCGAGAGAGGCATCATTGCGGCCGAAGGGGCATCGAAGATGGTACAGTGGGTGTATTGCTTTGGCGGAACGCGCAATGAGGGGCGGGCAGAAATGCGCAACCTTCTGGGTGGCAAAGGCGCAAATCTAGCGGAAATGGCGTCGATCGGACTGCCCGTGCCCGCTGGTTTCACGATTACGACCGAAGTCTGCACCGCATATTATAAGAATGCCTGTGCTTACCCGGATGACCTCAAAGCGCAAGTCGAGAATGCTCTGCGTCACATTGAGCAGGCGATCGGTATGGGCTTTGGGGATAAGAAAAACCCGTTGCTGGTTTCCGTCCGTTCCGGTGCGCGCGTATCGATGCCCGGCATGATGGACACAGTGCTGAACCTTGGCCTCAATGATGAAACGGTCGAAGGGCTTGCCAATTCTTCCGGCGATCCGCGCTTTGCCTGGGACAGCTACCGCCGCTTCATTCAGATGTATGGTTCCGTCGTGATGGGCGTGCCGCATCATCGCTTCGAGGATATTCTCGAAGAAGCCAAGCATGCGCTCCGCGTGCAGGATGATACTGAAATCACCGCCGAGCAACTGCGCGTTCTGGTGAAGGATTACCGCGCGCTGGTTCTGGGCGAAACGGGCAAGGAATTCCCGACCGATCCGCATGTCCAGCTTTGGGGCGCGATCGGGGCGGTTTTCGGTTCGTGGATGAACCCACGCGCGAGCACCTATCGCAAGCTGCACGACATCCCGGCCGAATGGGGTACGGCCGTTAGCGTGCAGGCCATGGTGTTCGGCAATATGGGCGATGATTGCGCGACCGGTGTTTGCTTCACGCGTGATCCGTCCACCGGCGAAAATGTTTTCTACGGGGAATATCTCGTCAACGCCCAAGGCGAGGATGTGGTCGCGGGTATCCGTACGCCGCAACCCATGGCGATCGCACGTGCCGAGGACGGGCAGAAGCCGATGGAGACGGTGCTTCCCGAGGCTTATGCGGAACTTTCCCGTATTCGTAGCCTGCTTGAAGGTCACTACCGTGACATGCAGGACATCGAATTCACGGTTCAGAAAAACGTTCTCTATATTCTCCAGACGCGTAGCGGAAAGCGCACGGCGGCGGCTGCGTTGAAAGTCGCCATCGATATGGCGCATGAAGGGCTGATCACGCAGGAGGAAGCCATCCTTCGCGTGCCGCCTTCCTCGCTCAATCAGCTTCTGCACCCCGCGCTCGACCCGAAAGCCGAGCGGACACAACTCGCCCGTGGCCTTCCGGCTTCTCCGGGCGCTGCGGCGGGTGCGATCGTCTTTACGGCCGAGGATGTGGAAACCCACGCGGCACGTGATGAGGATGTTATTCTGGTCCGGATCGAGACATCGCCGGAAGATGTTCATGGCATGCACGCCGCCAAAGGCGTTCTGACGACCCGTGGCGGCATGACGTCCCACGCAGCCGTAGTTGCGCGTGGCATGGGCCGTGTCTGCGTTGCAGGCGCGGGCGGTATCCAGGTGGATTACAAGGCCAAAACCGTTACCGCCGGTGGTCATGTTCTGAAAGAGGGGGACTGGATCACCCTCGATGGCGGTACCGGCAGTGTCTATCTCGGGCGAGTGGCGACCATACCGCCTGTCCTGTCTGGAGATTTCGCAACGCTCATGGGGTGGGCCGATGACGCGCGGCGCTTGCGTGTGCGCGCCAATGCGGAGACCATTGCCGATGCCGAGACGGCGCTGAGCTTCGGTGCCGAAGGCATTGGCCTGGCCCGGACGGAGCATATGTTTTTCGCGCCGGAGCGGATCGGTCACGTTCGGCAGATGATCATGACGGAAAATCCGGCGTTGCGCGCTCGCGCCATCGAAGCGTTGCAGCAGTTCCAGCGCGACGATTTCATCGGACTGTTCCGCACGATGGCCGGTTTGCCGGTTACCATCCGTCTGCTCGATCCGCCGCTTCATGAGTTCCTTCCGCATGGAGAGAACGAACTGGCCGATGTCGCGGCGGCGTTAGGTGAAAATATCGAGGTGTTGCGCGCCCGCCGGGACGCCTTGTCGGAAAGCAATCCGATGCTTGGGCATCGTGGTTGCCGCTTGGGCATCACGGCTCCTGAAATCTATGCCATGCAAGTGCGCGCCATCGCGCAAGCCGCGATCCGCGCCGCCGAGATCGTGGGCAAGCCCATCGTGCCGGAAATCATGATCCCACTCGTCGCGACAGAAGAGGAACTGAAGCGGACGCGCGCCGCCGCTGAGGAGACGATCAAAGCCGTAATCGCCGAGGAGGGAGTCGAACTGAAATACGATATCGGCACCATGATCGAACTTCCGCGTGCCGCGCTTACGGCGGAACATATCGCGCATGAGGCGGATTTCTTCTCGTTCGGCACGAATGACCTAACCCAGACCACGCTGGGCCTGTCGCGTGATGACGCGGCCTCCTTCCTGCCGCTTTACGTTGAGAAGGGCATTCTCCCACGCGACCCGTTCGTTTCGATCGATCAGGAAGGCGTTGGCGCTTTGGTTCGTATGGGCGTGACGAAAGGGCGCACCACGCGTCCCGGCATGAAGATGGGAATTTGCGGGGAGCATGGCGGCGATCCGGACTCGATTGCCTTCTTTGAAAGCATCGGGCTGGATTACGTTTCCTGCTCGCCTTTCCGCGTGCCGGTCGCGCGGTTGGCGGCTGCGCAAGCGGCCCTGCAAAAGCGCGAAAAGACGATAGCCTGAAAACGGAGCGGCGGCGTGAAGGGATAAACACCCATAGCGCCGCCGGTTGTGCTTATATGCCGACATCTTCATCGACCCGCGTACTCCATCTCGTTTCCGAGGCGACGGGGCAGGCTCTCGAATCCATGACACGCGCTTGCATCGCGCAATTCGGCGAAGCGCGCTTCGTGCTTAGGCACTGGAACCTCGTGCGCTCCGTCTTTCACGTCGAACGTATTCTTGCCGATATCGCTGCGGAGCGTGGGTCCGTCCTCTCGTCTTTGACGACGCCCGAACTCAGGACCGCGTTGCAGGAAGGGTGCCAGCGCCTTGATGTCCGCGTGACGAACATTCTCGACAGCACGCTCAAATTTCTAGAAGCCGAAACCGGCACCTACGCTCAGCGCCGCCCTGGTGGGCAATATATCATGGACGAGGCGTATCAACGCCGTATCGACGCCATGCAATATGTTATCGCTCATGATGACGGGCAAAAGGTGGCGGGACTAGATGAGGCGGATATCGTTTTGGTGGGCGTCTCCCGCACCTCCAAAACGCCGACATGTGTTTATCTTGCCACGCGTGGCCTCAAGGCCGCCAATGTTCCTTTGGTTCCTGGGGCCGAGCCGCCGGAGATTTTGAAGAACCACAAAGGGCTTATCGTTGGGCTAACGCTCGATCCGCCTTTGCTCGTCGAAATCCGGCGTTCTCGGATGAGCGCGATGCTGCCGAAAGATCAGTTCGGGAAGCGTGGTTACGTTCCCAGCGACACAACCTATGTCGATCCAACGGTCGTATGGGAAGAAGTGATGTGGGCTAAGCGTTTATGTCGGCGGTTTAACTGGCCGATCATCAACGTCTCGCATCGCTCGGTCGAAGAGACCGCTGCCCGTATCATGGATATGTTGGAACATCCCGGTTAGAAAAAATTAATGGCAAACTGCCTTCAATATTCCTGGAGGCAGATAATGAAGCCCCTTGTTCCCCTATAAGTGCGAAGCATTGAGTTTATTCCAGTCCTCAAACTGGTATCGTGCGGAGGACTCATGGATAGGGTGGAACGATAATGCTGGCTGCTTCGACTTTGTGCTTCACTTTTACGGTGATCATGGGGATCTGGATCGCGACGAGCGCTTATCGGGGCAAGCGACCACTCAAAATATTACTACCGCTTCATGTCGGGTTTGCGATCGTCGGCGCTACTTTTTTGCTTATCGCGCTGAACAGGGGTGACCAGAGGCTCATGCTGAACGTGGCGCTGGCGGTCGCGGTCGCCGCTTTCGGCGTGATCATGGCTTGGTCGCGGCGGCGCGGCTATGTGATCGTCCCTTTGTTTGTATGCCATGTCATTTTGGGAGCGATGTTCTATCTTTCGCTCGCTTGTTTCACGTTATTCCCGAAATTCTGATCCCGGAAGGGGAAGCATCTCTTCGCCTTCCGGAGAGAAATAATAGGCTTAGACGGTAAAATACTTCGCCAACGGGTTGAGGACAACGAGTGCGGAGGTCGATTGCTCCGGGTGGAGTTGGTAGCCATCGGAGAGCGAAACGCCGATGCGGTCCGCGCCGAGGATTTTCAGGATCGGCTCCTGATCTTCCAGCCGTGGGCAAGCAGGATAGCCGAACGAATAGCGCGAACCGCGATAGCCTTGCGCGAGCATCTTCTCCATATCGCGGTCGTCATCGCCCGCGAAACCGAGTTCGGCGCGGATGCGCTTATGGGTATATTCCGCCATCGCTTCGGCCATTTCGACCGATAGCCCATGAAGGTAGAGATAATCCTGATAGCGGTTGCCCTCGAACCATTCGCGCGCAAGGTCTGACGCCTTCTGGCCGACCGTGACGACTTGCAGCCCGATAACGTCGCGCTTTTCGGCGTCGATGTCGTGCACGAAATCGGCGATGCATTCACCGTCTTCGCGCGGTTGACGCGGGAGGGTGAAGCGCGCGGCCTCCGTTACGCCATCCTCTTCGAAAATGACGAGGTCATTGCCTTCGCCTGCCGCTTTCCAATAGCCGTAGATGGCCTGCGGGCGGAGGATGTTTTCTGCCGCCGTGAGGTCAAGCATGCGTTTGAGGACGGGACGGAGTTCCTGCTTCGCATAAGCCATGAATTCATCGAGCGAGCGGCCCTGTTTGCGGAAGCCCCATTGGAATTGATAGAGCGAGCGTTCGTTCAGGAACGGTAGGACGGCGTTCGGCGTTGCTTCGATCACGCGCGCGCCCCAGAAAGGCGGCTCGGGCGGTTCAACGAGGCCTGCAATGCGGTTGCGCCGGGCGCGGGCGGCTTCTTTATCGACCGGGGCGAAGCCGCGCGTTTCGGCGATCTCGGGCGCGCGTTCGGTTTTGCGGCGGCTCTTGCCTGCGCGGCGGCTTTGGATGGCGCTGAGATAATCGTCGAACTGCTTTGTGGCGACCTTGTCCATGAGGGAAAGACCGTCGAACGCGTCCCGAGCATAGGCAACGCGACCGGGCGCGCCATTGCCGTAGGAGAGCGCGCATTCTTCTTCGACATAGTTGCGGGTGAGCGCCGCGCCGCCGAGGAACACGGGCAAGTCGATGCCCTGGCGCGCCATTTCCTCCAGGTTCTCGCGCATGATGACGGTGGATTTCACCAATAGGCCGGACATGCCGATAGCGTGGGCGTTATGCTCTTTGGCCGCGGCGATCATGTCCGCCAGCGGCACTTTGATGCCGAGATTGATCACCTGATAGCCGTTATTGGTCAGGATGATGTCCACAAGGTTCTTGCCGATATCGTGGACGTCGCCCTTCACGGTGGCGAGCACCATGATGCCGCGCGACTGGCCCTCGACGCGTTCCATGTGCGGTTCGAGCCACGCGACGGCGGTTTTCATGGTCTCGGCGGATTGCAGCACGAAGGGGAGTTGCATCTTACCGGAGCCGAACAACTCGCCCACCACTTTCATGCCATCGAGTAGCACGTTGTTGATGATATCGAGCGGCGGCATTTCCCGCATCGCCGCTTCGAGATCGGCCTCGATGCCTTTGCGGTCGCCATCGACGATACGATCCTTGAGGCGTTCGGCGGGAGTTTCGGCTTTCTTCTTTTGAACGGCGTCGGCGGCTTTACGGCCTGCGAACAATTCCAACAGGCGTTGGAGCGGATCGTAATCTTCCGCACGGCGGTCGAAGATCAGATCTTCAGCGACCTTTACTTCCTCTTCCGCCAGGAGATGCAGCGGACGGATTTTGCTGACATGGACGATCGCGCCGGTCATGCCTGCTTTGACGGCATGATCGAGGAACACCGAGTTCAGAACCGCGCGGGCGGCGGGATTGAGGCCGAAGGAGATGTTCGAGAGCCCGAGGATGATCTGGATGTCCGGGAATTTTTCCCGGATCATGCGAATGCCTTCGAGCGTCCATTGGCCGAGCTTGCGGTCTTCCTCCACGCCGGTGGCGATGGTGAATGTCAGCGGGTCGATCATTAGATCGGATTGCGGTAGGCCATGCTTGTCGCAGGCGAAAGCGACGAGGCGCTCGGCGATGCGGAGTTTGTCTTCCGGCGTCTTGGCCATGCCGACTTCGTCGATGGTCAGGGCGATCACCGCCGCGCCGAACTTGCGTGCAAGGACCATGCGGTCCTCAGCGTGGCCTTCGCCATCCTCGAAATTGATCGAGTTGATGATGGGCTTGCCGCCATGGAGTTTGAGGGCGGCTTCGATGACCGGGGTTTCAGTGGAATCGATGACGAGTGGCGCGTTGACGGAGGATGTGAAGCGGGTGATGACCTGATTCATCTCCGCGATTTCGTTACGCCCGACGAAGGCGGTGCAGATATCGAGCGCGTTCGAGCCTTCGGCGGCTTGTTCACGGCCGACGGCGACGCATCCGTCCCAATCTCCTGCTTCCTGAAGTTCGCGCCATTTCTTCGAACCGTTGGCGTTGC from Kozakia baliensis encodes:
- a CDS encoding LysR family substrate-binding domain-containing protein; the protein is MRVGFVSSAIALFVTHLIRHFSTFHPDVEVDLYEMNSHQQLEAIAEGRLDLGFVRMPIQRDQVEIKTVAREPFEAILPVGHPLSRHPTMRPMDFSDETIFMLARDNAPGFHDALLSAFHLNHTVPRRIKYFREFQTAIHLASAGLGIAVVPRYAASIAPQHIARVPLNLGDNYSEIGLAIKDRSVPLIQKACEIIDKLIDDGIPADQNKNLAQTDIKLSPTMRRGQSASYDAAAPWRRIY
- a CDS encoding IS5 family transposase, encoding MVTWTGIARREYSRERLRYPSDMTDGEWTLIMPFVPPAKRGGRPRTTDMREVVNAMLYIASAGCAWRLLPKCFPPVSTIRRYFYAWRDAGVFEVMNTVLVMSLREIEGRDASPSAGVIDSQSVKTTESGGISGYDAGKKVKGRKRHIVTDTCGFLIFLLVHAADIQDRDGAVDVLAAIRRRFPWLRHIFADGGYAGDKLRSALASMGKWTLEIIRRSDTVKGFQILPRRWVVERTFAWLRRCRRLAKDWEQSIASSTAWTLIASIRMLTRRTARHCQG
- a CDS encoding DUF2501 domain-containing protein, encoding MSRISHAAMALTLASALSVGAASAQSIPSFGGQSQGNALSNATGGAAGLLGGGLPSLSSSSVGNVTGLLSYCAQNNYLQGDSALSATSAVNQLTKKPGVTDSPTYAAGTQGQLQTGNDNMFSLSSLKSGLKTRVCNMVLDKAKSFL
- a CDS encoding pyruvate, water dikinase regulatory protein yields the protein MPTSSSTRVLHLVSEATGQALESMTRACIAQFGEARFVLRHWNLVRSVFHVERILADIAAERGSVLSSLTTPELRTALQEGCQRLDVRVTNILDSTLKFLEAETGTYAQRRPGGQYIMDEAYQRRIDAMQYVIAHDDGQKVAGLDEADIVLVGVSRTSKTPTCVYLATRGLKAANVPLVPGAEPPEILKNHKGLIVGLTLDPPLLVEIRRSRMSAMLPKDQFGKRGYVPSDTTYVDPTVVWEEVMWAKRLCRRFNWPIINVSHRSVEETAARIMDMLEHPG
- a CDS encoding carbohydrate porin encodes the protein MMRQSSFAYMRFLGLSLITVMVFAPSAYAQYRGPISENAPSFSLDTPTSYENTPFTPPVEHMSKFWEDVQKRWIKHGVSVVLDYTSESAMALNGGGGSRAAYAHQIGAQLDIDWEKLVGWHGFRTHTVFINRAGHSLAKDFGDQSVNGLQEIYGGNADIGIKFVYVYATQDLMHDRMQIAFGKMPVNIDFSASPLYCTFMNNMICGSPKTLRRGTGGFANYPGSAFGTRIRYWTLHGVYFQAGLYGSNPDLTTPKYDRSGFNWSLDRYRGVYIPAEIGLIPSFGKDNLVGHYKFGFAYDSTNYSDNYWDVNGNPLALTGVAPRQKNGRTQVWLEGDQMLIRNGSGPLHGLYAMAGLIRNDAVSSPYLYQYYAGFVDRGFFKARPKDMLGIMFTTTTVSPAVRATQNLLYARGSRKLPQNASFPQSQVTAIELSYVIHVCEGLSVQPDYQHIMRPNLQSNKKDIDAVGLKIHAVL
- the metH gene encoding methionine synthase; translation: MARPHLLDALNHHVLLCDGGMGSRVQMLDLEVERDYWGQENCTEVLTLSRPELVREIHRGYFEAGADMVETNTFGGSVVTLAEFGLQDRSREINRRSAELAREAAETFADGRHRYVVGSIGPGTKLPSLGNIDYDTLEAGIAEQCRGLIDGGVDAFLIETCQDTLQIKAAVNAAKLARRELGSDAPIFVQVTVETTGTLLVGPDIAAAATTIHALDVPLIGMNCATGPQEMAEHVKWLSENWPGLISIQPNAGLPELVNGATHYPLTPAEMATWVERFIAEDGLNLVGGCCGTSTPHIQALDAMLRRRGNDQWRPAPIARKSFWVPSVASLYSQTPLRQENSYFSIGERCNANGSKKWRELQEAGDWDGCVAVGREQAAEGSNALDICTAFVGRNEIAEMNQVITRFTSSVNAPLVIDSTETPVIEAALKLHGGKPIINSINFEDGEGHAEDRMVLARKFGAAVIALTIDEVGMAKTPEDKLRIAERLVAFACDKHGLPQSDLMIDPLTFTIATGVEEDRKLGQWTLEGIRMIREKFPDIQIILGLSNISFGLNPAARAVLNSVFLDHAVKAGMTGAIVHVSKIRPLHLLAEEEVKVAEDLIFDRRAEDYDPLQRLLELFAGRKAADAVQKKKAETPAERLKDRIVDGDRKGIEADLEAAMREMPPLDIINNVLLDGMKVVGELFGSGKMQLPFVLQSAETMKTAVAWLEPHMERVEGQSRGIMVLATVKGDVHDIGKNLVDIILTNNGYQVINLGIKVPLADMIAAAKEHNAHAIGMSGLLVKSTVIMRENLEEMARQGIDLPVFLGGAALTRNYVEEECALSYGNGAPGRVAYARDAFDGLSLMDKVATKQFDDYLSAIQSRRAGKSRRKTERAPEIAETRGFAPVDKEAARARRNRIAGLVEPPEPPFWGARVIEATPNAVLPFLNERSLYQFQWGFRKQGRSLDEFMAYAKQELRPVLKRMLDLTAAENILRPQAIYGYWKAAGEGNDLVIFEEDGVTEAARFTLPRQPREDGECIADFVHDIDAEKRDVIGLQVVTVGQKASDLAREWFEGNRYQDYLYLHGLSVEMAEAMAEYTHKRIRAELGFAGDDDRDMEKMLAQGYRGSRYSFGYPACPRLEDQEPILKILGADRIGVSLSDGYQLHPEQSTSALVVLNPLAKYFTV
- the ppdK gene encoding pyruvate, phosphate dikinase, yielding MVQWVYCFGGTRNEGRAEMRNLLGGKGANLAEMASIGLPVPAGFTITTEVCTAYYKNACAYPDDLKAQVENALRHIEQAIGMGFGDKKNPLLVSVRSGARVSMPGMMDTVLNLGLNDETVEGLANSSGDPRFAWDSYRRFIQMYGSVVMGVPHHRFEDILEEAKHALRVQDDTEITAEQLRVLVKDYRALVLGETGKEFPTDPHVQLWGAIGAVFGSWMNPRASTYRKLHDIPAEWGTAVSVQAMVFGNMGDDCATGVCFTRDPSTGENVFYGEYLVNAQGEDVVAGIRTPQPMAIARAEDGQKPMETVLPEAYAELSRIRSLLEGHYRDMQDIEFTVQKNVLYILQTRSGKRTAAAALKVAIDMAHEGLITQEEAILRVPPSSLNQLLHPALDPKAERTQLARGLPASPGAAAGAIVFTAEDVETHAARDEDVILVRIETSPEDVHGMHAAKGVLTTRGGMTSHAAVVARGMGRVCVAGAGGIQVDYKAKTVTAGGHVLKEGDWITLDGGTGSVYLGRVATIPPVLSGDFATLMGWADDARRLRVRANAETIADAETALSFGAEGIGLARTEHMFFAPERIGHVRQMIMTENPALRARAIEALQQFQRDDFIGLFRTMAGLPVTIRLLDPPLHEFLPHGENELADVAAALGENIEVLRARRDALSESNPMLGHRGCRLGITAPEIYAMQVRAIAQAAIRAAEIVGKPIVPEIMIPLVATEEELKRTRAAAEETIKAVIAEEGVELKYDIGTMIELPRAALTAEHIAHEADFFSFGTNDLTQTTLGLSRDDAASFLPLYVEKGILPRDPFVSIDQEGVGALVRMGVTKGRTTRPGMKMGICGEHGGDPDSIAFFESIGLDYVSCSPFRVPVARLAAAQAALQKREKTIA